Proteins encoded by one window of Planktothrix tepida PCC 9214:
- a CDS encoding iron uptake porin, with translation MGYRFFEKVVIGSMSLAMGLNGYLTVLAAPEPPIDATKSIQEQIELADLDNNTETNDGVFNVTSVSYLSDVNPGDWAFQALQSLVERYGCITGYEDNRYQGDRVLTRFEFAAGLNACLSRINEIIAANTGHLISLEDLTLLQKLQEQFAAELSVLNGHLTVLEARIAEVEANQFSTTTKLTGEAITTFSNGFSGLVDGNNIPVVQHRVRLNFRTSFTGQDTLYFRMFGGNAPQLALPGGSAEGLTTVNLTYPNDEIRNGRLAYSFPVNSRLSVNAIAAGGVLFDLAPTLSPFLDSGTSGSRALSEFASSSPIYRIGGGAGIAANYQLNPQWIFSLAYLASNARNAGNGEGLFNGEYTALTQIRWSPKPKFGIGLTYVNAYKNRGAIFDFGTTFPLVGTLEANKPFPHMSTNSYGLEGFYQFSPHFAMNAYLGYTQAKNSPGNGNADIWYYAVGLAFPDIGKEGNLGGLVIGSEPYRSDNPPPANDVPFHIEAFYKYRLNDYIAITPGLIWLTAPAQNNNNDDAVIGIVRTTFTF, from the coding sequence ATGGGATATAGATTTTTTGAGAAAGTGGTGATAGGGTCGATGAGTTTGGCGATGGGACTGAATGGCTATTTAACAGTTTTAGCAGCACCGGAACCCCCAATAGATGCGACTAAAAGCATTCAGGAACAAATCGAACTTGCTGATCTTGACAATAATACGGAGACGAATGATGGGGTATTTAATGTTACCTCAGTTTCTTATTTATCGGATGTGAATCCGGGGGATTGGGCCTTTCAAGCTTTGCAATCTTTGGTGGAACGCTATGGCTGTATTACTGGATATGAGGATAATCGTTATCAAGGCGATCGCGTCTTAACTCGATTTGAATTTGCTGCCGGATTGAATGCCTGTTTATCTCGGATTAATGAGATAATCGCAGCGAATACAGGACATTTGATCTCGTTGGAAGATTTAACCCTTCTGCAAAAACTACAAGAACAATTTGCGGCTGAACTTAGCGTTTTAAACGGTCACTTAACTGTCTTAGAAGCTCGTATAGCAGAAGTTGAAGCCAATCAATTTTCCACCACAACAAAACTCACTGGGGAAGCCATTACGACCTTCTCTAATGGGTTTAGTGGATTAGTAGATGGTAATAATATTCCAGTGGTTCAACATCGAGTGCGACTGAACTTTAGAACCAGTTTTACGGGTCAAGATACCCTCTATTTTCGGATGTTTGGGGGAAATGCTCCTCAATTAGCTTTACCCGGCGGTTCCGCAGAGGGGTTAACCACCGTTAATCTCACTTATCCCAATGATGAGATTCGCAATGGTCGTCTTGCTTATTCCTTTCCCGTTAATTCCCGACTCTCCGTTAATGCGATCGCTGCTGGCGGTGTATTATTCGATCTCGCTCCGACCCTCAGTCCCTTTCTGGACAGTGGAACCAGTGGAAGTCGGGCTTTATCAGAATTTGCCTCATCGAGTCCTATTTATCGAATTGGGGGAGGCGCAGGAATAGCCGCTAATTACCAACTTAATCCCCAATGGATTTTCAGTTTAGCTTATTTGGCGAGTAATGCTCGCAATGCTGGAAACGGAGAAGGTTTATTCAATGGTGAATATACCGCTTTAACCCAAATTCGTTGGAGTCCAAAACCTAAATTTGGCATCGGTTTAACCTATGTGAATGCCTACAAAAATAGGGGTGCAATTTTTGATTTTGGGACTACGTTTCCCTTAGTTGGAACCTTGGAAGCCAACAAACCCTTTCCCCACATGAGCACCAATTCCTATGGATTAGAAGGATTTTATCAATTTAGTCCCCATTTTGCTATGAATGCTTATTTAGGTTATACCCAAGCTAAAAATTCTCCGGGAAATGGCAATGCAGATATTTGGTATTATGCCGTTGGCTTGGCTTTTCCTGATATTGGTAAAGAAGGTAATTTAGGGGGTTTAGTCATTGGTTCAGAACCCTATCGTAGTGATAATCCTCCTCCGGCTAACGATGTCCCTTTTCATATTGAAGCGTTTTATAAATATCGATTAAATGATTATATTGCAATCACTCCTGGGTTAATTTGGTTAACAGCACCCGCCCAAAATAATAATAATGATGATGCGGTTATTGGTATTGTTAGAACAACATTTACATTTTAA
- a CDS encoding HipA family kinase — translation MNSKPTHQQQQEQWRDALESAIAHPEEPLLVERFNDGWGWKTSACPVSVRCIDKQTYIIKGQQAGRQIVNDQIIARLGMALGAPVGRPRIVEISPDLLECEPRYNYLTAGTAHATLFIQNCEDDRDLTKFRTHPAENIPRFASLCVLYGWVLAKDHQFLFEKQYPNRVYSVDHGHFFPGGPNWTQETLSQAPAAELDTRLSRLCSLSRESPEIINALEQLDQVSEDMIIQAVAAPPKQWGLKMEERVTMVEYLVKRQQQLVNLL, via the coding sequence GTGAATAGTAAACCAACCCACCAGCAACAACAAGAACAATGGAGAGATGCTTTAGAATCTGCTATCGCTCACCCAGAAGAACCTCTGCTTGTTGAAAGATTTAATGATGGTTGGGGTTGGAAGACCTCAGCCTGTCCTGTCTCTGTTCGATGTATTGATAAACAAACTTATATTATTAAAGGCCAACAGGCAGGTCGTCAGATTGTCAATGATCAAATTATTGCACGACTAGGAATGGCTTTAGGTGCACCAGTTGGTCGTCCTAGAATTGTTGAAATTTCTCCTGATCTTTTGGAATGCGAGCCTCGATATAATTACCTTACAGCAGGGACAGCACACGCTACTCTTTTTATCCAAAATTGTGAGGATGACAGGGATTTAACTAAGTTTCGCACTCACCCAGCAGAAAATATTCCTCGGTTTGCGAGTTTGTGTGTATTGTATGGTTGGGTTTTGGCTAAGGATCATCAGTTTCTCTTTGAAAAACAGTATCCTAATCGAGTTTATTCTGTCGATCATGGCCATTTTTTCCCTGGCGGGCCAAACTGGACTCAGGAAACTCTCAGTCAAGCTCCGGCTGCTGAGTTAGATACTCGTTTAAGCAGACTCTGTTCTTTAAGCCGCGAGTCCCCAGAAATCATAAATGCTTTAGAACAACTTGATCAAGTTTCTGAAGATATGATTATTCAAGCCGTTGCAGCACCTCCTAAGCAATGGGGGCTTAAAATGGAAGAACGAGTTACGATGGTGGAATACTTAGTTAAGAGGCAACAACAGTTAGTTAATCTTCTCTAA